CCATCATTAAACTGGTAATGAACACGGTCAGTCACGGTTTTCAGGAAATGAATACCCAAACCCCCAGGAGATCTTTCTTCCAGGGGCGCCCCTAAATCGGGTTCATCAGCTTCAAGGGGATTAAAAGGTTCTCCTCTATCCTGTATCTGGATTATGATCTTATCATTTTCTTTCCAGATGGTGATGTGGATGGGGCCAGTTTGATGGGTGTAACCATGCAGG
Above is a window of Methanobacterium sp. Maddingley MBC34 DNA encoding:
- a CDS encoding anti-sigma regulatory factor (Ser/Thr protein kinase) (PFAM: Histidine kinase-, DNA gyrase B-, and HSP90-like ATPase_SP), which encodes MDKKFKLRVKADLENLSNIADFTTSSTHELGLNEKGVFQLQLAVDEVASNIILHGYTHQTGPIHITIWKENDKIIIQIQDRGEPFNPLEADEPDLGAPLEERSPGGLGIHFLKTVTDRVHYQFNDGKNILTLVKTLDL